In Synechococcus sp. CC9616, the following are encoded in one genomic region:
- a CDS encoding resolvase, translating to MFPRSIESGVGQVHQSADISVDPAVTSSQSEALVGIDDVQKSLNRSRASVYRYTNTDPRNLNPPFNPRKLNPEYRSDQKDALLFHPNEVARFAKDVLRIKEVTVEVLNSPSTATQQMLGAILEELKQIRSHMEATDVAPSDLGAARRDRQERPAA from the coding sequence ATGTTCCCTCGGTCGATAGAATCTGGTGTTGGTCAAGTTCACCAATCGGCCGATATTTCAGTTGACCCGGCTGTGACATCGTCACAGTCCGAGGCTCTTGTGGGTATCGACGATGTTCAGAAATCACTGAACCGCTCAAGAGCATCTGTGTATCGCTACACAAACACAGATCCTCGCAATCTCAATCCTCCTTTCAATCCTCGCAAGCTCAATCCTGAATATCGGAGTGACCAAAAGGACGCTCTTCTGTTCCATCCCAACGAAGTTGCCCGCTTCGCCAAGGATGTTCTGAGAATCAAGGAAGTCACCGTTGAAGTGCTCAATTCTCCATCCACCGCGACTCAGCAGATGTTGGGCGCGATCCTTGAGGAACTGAAGCAGATCCGTTCTCATATGGAAGCCACGGACGTCGCTCCTTCAGACCTCGGTGCCGCGCGTCGGGATCGTCAGGAGCGCCCTGCCGCCTGA
- a CDS encoding inorganic diphosphatase produces MDLRPLPPSPSPGLVNLLVEIPAGSRNKYEFSPEAGLMVLDRVFHAAIRYPFDYGFVPNTKAEDGSPLDAMAIMSEPTFAGCLIRARPIGLLELEEDGCPDPKLLCVPDADPRQSAIRSIRQIASSQLEEVSEFFRTYRSFEGRVISIGGWRDVDAVPSLLNACIRAGR; encoded by the coding sequence ATGGATCTACGCCCTCTGCCGCCGTCACCCTCACCAGGGCTGGTCAATCTGCTGGTCGAGATTCCAGCTGGAAGTCGAAATAAATACGAGTTTTCTCCTGAAGCTGGGTTGATGGTCCTCGACCGCGTTTTCCACGCGGCCATCCGCTATCCATTCGACTATGGGTTTGTGCCCAATACCAAAGCCGAGGATGGCTCGCCTTTGGACGCCATGGCGATCATGTCCGAGCCAACGTTTGCCGGTTGCCTGATCAGAGCCCGGCCAATCGGGTTGCTTGAGCTTGAGGAGGATGGCTGCCCCGATCCCAAGCTTCTCTGCGTTCCCGACGCTGACCCGCGTCAGTCGGCCATCAGAAGCATTCGTCAGATCGCGTCCAGCCAGCTTGAGGAAGTTTCCGAGTTCTTCCGGACTTATCGAAGTTTTGAGGGCCGCGTCATCTCCATTGGTGGCTGGAGGGACGTTGATGCCGTTCCTTCACTGCTCAATGCATGCATCCGTGCAGGACGGTGA
- a CDS encoding 2Fe-2S iron-sulfur cluster-binding protein, with product MPTIRYEHEDQQVGCIEGANLRRATLDSGLNPYKGLNNLNNCGGVGQCGTCVVEVIEGLNNLSPRSDVEEVYLADRPANYRLSCRTTVNGDVTVRTRPDEGAGKGSNSLVGAVKSLFGR from the coding sequence GTGCCCACCATTCGATACGAACATGAAGATCAACAGGTGGGTTGCATTGAAGGTGCCAACCTTCGCCGCGCCACGCTCGATTCCGGGCTGAATCCTTATAAGGGACTCAATAACCTCAACAACTGTGGTGGTGTAGGTCAGTGCGGCACCTGCGTTGTCGAGGTCATCGAAGGTCTGAACAACCTTTCACCGCGCAGCGATGTGGAAGAGGTTTACCTGGCTGATCGTCCTGCCAACTACCGCCTGAGCTGCAGAACCACGGTGAACGGTGATGTAACCGTTCGGACCCGTCCCGATGAAGGAGCCGGCAAGGGATCCAACAGCCTCGTTGGAGCTGTTAAATCCTTGTTCGGACGCTAG
- a CDS encoding Spx/MgsR family RNA polymerase-binding regulatory protein: MPEPTQVFSYSRCSTCRKAIQWLNDHDIDHDLIDITETPPTREQLAAALHQFGDRKPLFNTSGLSYRSLGSSVFKAMTDVQALDALAADGKLIKRPFVILPGGEVLVGFKPDVWVAQWGG; the protein is encoded by the coding sequence TTGCCTGAGCCCACTCAGGTTTTCAGCTACAGCCGTTGCAGCACCTGCCGCAAGGCAATTCAGTGGTTGAACGACCATGACATCGATCATGATCTGATCGATATCACTGAGACTCCACCAACCCGAGAGCAGCTCGCTGCAGCCCTTCACCAGTTCGGTGATCGCAAGCCGCTCTTCAACACCAGTGGGCTCAGTTACCGATCCCTGGGTTCAAGCGTCTTTAAAGCGATGACGGATGTCCAGGCACTGGATGCTCTGGCGGCTGACGGAAAACTGATCAAGCGCCCGTTTGTGATCCTTCCCGGCGGTGAGGTGCTGGTGGGCTTCAAGCCTGACGTCTGGGTTGCCCAGTGGGGGGGCTGA
- the lepB gene encoding signal peptidase I, which produces MAVEQQNRSRLHPFWDFWGPVLFTFALYFGIRQFVVEARYIPSGSMLPGLQIQDRLLVEKITYIPRSPRRGEIVVFNSPYAFDPALSASERPSPLRCMLVNLPLIGLIPGLGNPACDAYIKRVIAISGDRVVVNPRGEVTLNGKKLNEPYVRQYCSVDQQGMSPCRTLSGTVPEGSVLVLGDNRKNSWDGRFWPSSPYLPEKEILGRAFVRFWPLNRIGTLSD; this is translated from the coding sequence TTGGCAGTCGAGCAACAGAATCGCTCAAGACTTCACCCGTTCTGGGATTTCTGGGGTCCGGTTCTTTTCACGTTCGCGCTCTATTTCGGAATACGGCAGTTCGTCGTCGAAGCGCGATACATCCCATCAGGCTCGATGCTTCCTGGCTTGCAGATCCAGGATCGGCTGCTTGTTGAAAAAATCACTTACATACCGCGTTCTCCTCGCCGTGGCGAAATCGTGGTGTTCAACTCGCCGTATGCCTTCGATCCTGCCCTGAGTGCTTCCGAGCGGCCCTCACCCCTGCGCTGCATGCTCGTCAATCTGCCGTTGATCGGCCTGATTCCAGGGCTTGGCAATCCTGCCTGTGATGCCTACATCAAACGGGTGATCGCGATCTCAGGCGACAGGGTTGTGGTGAATCCCCGCGGCGAGGTCACGCTTAATGGAAAGAAGCTCAATGAGCCCTATGTTCGTCAGTACTGCTCGGTTGATCAGCAGGGCATGAGCCCCTGTCGCACCCTCAGTGGAACGGTGCCGGAAGGGTCTGTGCTGGTCCTGGGGGACAACCGTAAAAACAGCTGGGACGGACGCTTCTGGCCCAGCAGTCCTTACCTTCCGGAGAAGGAGATCCTCGGCCGGGCATTTGTGCGGTTCTGGCCCCTTAATCGAATTGGAACGCTGAGCGACTGA
- a CDS encoding dihydroorotase has product MQNTLLLDPVRILHGPGVDEQHGAVFIENGVLCGFDENARSLAAERGVAPTRAGDKLIAPCLVDPHSVLEDPVNGRAETLLSLTRCATAGGYGTVALLPRSGTWRDRPERLALLESHDPSRLTLHLWGSFSAEGKGEHLSCHGDLLEHGAIGLADDDAIVPLALLERGLLLAEMQSAPVLLAPRDPDLQADGLAREGVETLRAGWAPDPTSSELLPLTQLLALQRQHPQRNLRCMNLSTAEAVLQLRSELSPPMASVSWWHLIADSGCMQNDDPGWCVRPSIGSPADRLALQQALQEGLITAVAVHAVPLDEEDMLLPADQRPPGLSGHHLVLPLLWEALIRQSGWSVPQLWQALSFGPSLLLNKPAERLSAGSDRWLIFDPDHQWRVDRQDPAAPLATNIPCQGRDIRGRVLASGLSRSAFQFD; this is encoded by the coding sequence ATGCAAAACACCCTGCTGCTGGACCCTGTCCGGATCCTGCATGGTCCCGGAGTGGACGAGCAGCACGGTGCGGTCTTCATCGAGAACGGTGTGCTCTGCGGATTCGATGAGAATGCGAGATCCCTTGCAGCAGAACGGGGCGTAGCTCCAACCAGGGCAGGGGACAAGCTGATCGCCCCCTGTCTGGTGGATCCCCATTCCGTCCTGGAGGACCCGGTTAACGGACGCGCCGAAACACTGCTGAGCCTGACGCGTTGCGCCACCGCCGGTGGCTATGGAACCGTCGCCCTGCTACCCCGCAGCGGTACCTGGCGTGACCGGCCAGAACGCTTGGCCTTGCTGGAATCGCACGACCCATCACGGCTGACGCTCCATCTCTGGGGCAGCTTCAGTGCAGAGGGCAAAGGGGAGCATCTCTCCTGCCATGGGGACCTGCTTGAGCATGGGGCCATCGGTCTTGCCGATGACGATGCCATCGTTCCCTTGGCACTGCTTGAACGCGGCCTGCTTCTGGCTGAAATGCAATCAGCGCCTGTTCTGCTGGCTCCGCGGGATCCAGATCTGCAGGCGGATGGACTGGCACGCGAAGGCGTGGAAACGCTGCGTGCTGGCTGGGCACCGGACCCAACAAGCAGTGAACTTCTCCCCTTAACCCAGCTGCTGGCACTGCAGAGACAACACCCTCAACGCAACCTGCGGTGCATGAATCTCTCCACCGCCGAAGCGGTGTTGCAGCTGCGCAGCGAACTCAGTCCGCCGATGGCCAGTGTCAGCTGGTGGCATCTCATCGCCGACAGCGGCTGCATGCAAAACGACGATCCCGGCTGGTGCGTCCGGCCATCGATCGGCTCACCGGCCGATCGGCTGGCTCTTCAGCAAGCTCTGCAGGAAGGCCTGATTACAGCCGTCGCGGTCCACGCTGTGCCCCTCGATGAGGAGGACATGCTTTTGCCTGCAGATCAGCGGCCACCTGGCCTGAGTGGCCATCACCTGGTGTTACCGCTTCTTTGGGAAGCGCTGATTCGGCAGTCAGGTTGGTCGGTTCCCCAGCTCTGGCAGGCACTCAGTTTCGGTCCGTCCTTGCTGTTGAACAAACCGGCCGAACGGCTTTCAGCCGGCAGCGATCGTTGGCTGATCTTCGATCCAGATCATCAATGGAGGGTGGATCGACAGGATCCCGCTGCACCCTTGGCAACGAACATTCCCTGCCAAGGCAGGGACATCAGAGGACGGGTGCTGGCCAGCGGTCTCAGTCGCTCAGCGTTCCAATTCGATTAA
- a CDS encoding histidine phosphatase family protein: protein MPLRLLLVRHGLSSFNKERRIQGRDDLSNLSEEGHEQARRLGRSLADVPIDAIYSSPLRRAASTTTSLLEGRDAAAPQPEFDDGLLEVDLNPWSGLLIDELTQRFPELYDTWKRRPMELELTHSDGRTYRPLVELMQQARGFLDALFQRHALTGNDTVLVVAHNAILRCLMLVMLGEPDHGFRRLRVDNTSLSIVNLQPGEEKPLVQIECLNSTTHLSPLPPKTAGARLILVRHGETDWNRAGRFQGQIDIPLNDHGRQQAAAAQEFLKDIRIDGAWSSCLSRPTETAEIILKSHPSVSLRQTDGLVEIGHGAWEGKLESEIRDDWSELLDTWKRAPETVQMPDGETIQDVWARSVRSWGEIATQLKDEETALVVAHDAVNKTILCDLLGLTPADIWMVKQGNGGVTVVDIPTDSGQPAVVTCLNLTSHFGSVIDRTAAGAL, encoded by the coding sequence GTGCCTCTTCGTCTTCTTCTGGTCCGACACGGCCTAAGCAGTTTCAACAAGGAACGTCGCATTCAAGGGCGCGACGACCTGTCCAATCTGAGCGAAGAAGGGCATGAACAAGCTCGCCGGCTCGGTCGGTCACTGGCTGATGTCCCAATTGATGCGATCTACAGCTCACCGTTGAGACGAGCGGCGTCGACCACCACCAGCCTGCTTGAGGGCCGCGACGCCGCTGCACCACAACCCGAGTTTGATGACGGGCTGCTGGAGGTCGACCTCAATCCCTGGAGCGGGTTGCTGATCGACGAGCTGACGCAACGCTTCCCCGAGCTTTACGACACCTGGAAACGTCGGCCGATGGAGCTCGAGCTGACGCACAGCGATGGCAGAACTTACCGGCCCCTAGTGGAGCTAATGCAGCAGGCACGTGGCTTCCTGGACGCTTTGTTTCAACGGCATGCGTTAACCGGAAACGACACCGTGCTCGTGGTGGCACACAACGCCATCCTTCGTTGCCTGATGCTCGTAATGCTGGGGGAACCAGACCATGGCTTCAGACGCCTCCGCGTTGACAACACCTCCCTGTCGATCGTCAACCTTCAGCCGGGAGAGGAGAAGCCCCTGGTTCAGATCGAATGCCTCAACAGCACAACCCACCTCTCGCCACTGCCACCGAAAACAGCGGGAGCTCGCCTGATTTTGGTTCGGCATGGGGAAACCGACTGGAACAGGGCAGGACGCTTTCAAGGTCAGATCGACATCCCTCTGAACGATCACGGACGACAACAGGCCGCAGCGGCTCAGGAGTTTCTCAAGGACATCCGCATCGACGGAGCCTGGAGCAGCTGCCTATCACGGCCAACGGAAACCGCTGAGATCATCCTGAAGAGCCATCCATCCGTCAGTCTCCGCCAGACCGACGGACTGGTTGAGATCGGGCACGGTGCCTGGGAAGGCAAGCTCGAATCCGAGATCCGCGATGATTGGTCTGAGCTGCTGGACACCTGGAAACGAGCGCCGGAAACCGTGCAGATGCCTGATGGTGAGACGATCCAGGATGTCTGGGCACGATCTGTTCGCAGCTGGGGGGAGATTGCTACCCAGCTGAAGGATGAGGAAACCGCCCTGGTGGTTGCCCATGACGCGGTCAACAAAACCATTCTTTGCGATCTGCTCGGCCTCACACCGGCTGACATCTGGATGGTGAAACAGGGCAACGGAGGCGTCACCGTGGTCGACATCCCAACAGATTCAGGCCAGCCTGCAGTGGTGACCTGCCTGAATCTCACCTCGCACTTCGGCAGCGTGATCGATCGGACCGCGGCAGGCGCCCTTTAA
- a CDS encoding lysostaphin resistance A-like protein has protein sequence MVPPSASRPTNPAWKTALAVLSLMLAAAIWLVGLVDSLTRPSVAPSLQVQQQELSLLAQPSVPEKLQALLVGRDPREVLLQALQESPPDRLDQRQQALLSLLSAEPVVSPDLPPKLKDDALLVRLRCEAARGSASACNDTSVSQAAALRLALSVSLPLLSVIGGVVLLLRQGWLRVFGRHSPWPPVRGPALTLVDMVLLVAGGFVVVSAVGVPVVAAPLVRSLTSGLASPRREALGVVIQYGVMALPSLLILRRQLRALPSDQTPADGWLQWKFKPVTSAVGSAVAGWLMVTPVVMLTGWLLVKIVGDPGGSNPLLELVLGSRDPLALVLLAFTAVVLAPLFEELIFRGALLPVLADRLGAITGVVLSALLFGLAHISIGELAPLTVLGIGLALVRLSTGRLFPCVLMHALWNAITFVNLLLL, from the coding sequence GTGGTGCCGCCCAGCGCTTCAAGACCAACCAATCCGGCATGGAAGACGGCTCTGGCCGTCCTGTCGTTGATGCTGGCCGCGGCCATCTGGCTGGTCGGATTGGTCGACAGCCTCACGCGCCCGTCGGTGGCGCCTTCGCTGCAAGTTCAGCAACAGGAACTGAGTCTCCTTGCGCAGCCCTCTGTTCCGGAAAAACTGCAAGCACTTCTCGTGGGACGCGATCCCCGTGAGGTCCTGCTGCAGGCTCTGCAGGAGAGCCCTCCGGATCGGCTCGATCAGCGTCAGCAGGCGTTGTTGTCACTTCTGTCAGCAGAGCCTGTTGTCTCTCCAGACCTTCCGCCAAAGCTCAAGGACGATGCCCTTCTGGTTCGGTTGCGCTGTGAGGCTGCCAGGGGCAGTGCCTCGGCCTGCAACGACACCAGCGTGTCGCAAGCTGCAGCTTTGCGACTTGCCCTCAGCGTGTCGCTGCCATTGCTGAGCGTGATCGGCGGCGTGGTGCTGCTGCTTCGCCAGGGTTGGCTCCGCGTTTTTGGCCGTCACTCTCCATGGCCGCCGGTGCGGGGCCCCGCACTGACCCTGGTGGACATGGTGCTGCTGGTTGCTGGTGGATTTGTCGTAGTTAGCGCTGTTGGCGTGCCCGTTGTGGCGGCCCCACTGGTGCGTTCACTGACCTCGGGCTTGGCGAGTCCCCGACGTGAAGCCCTCGGAGTGGTGATTCAGTACGGCGTGATGGCTCTACCGAGCTTGCTGATCCTGAGGCGACAGCTTCGGGCTCTCCCCTCTGATCAAACCCCTGCAGACGGCTGGTTGCAGTGGAAGTTCAAACCGGTCACGTCTGCCGTGGGCTCGGCGGTCGCCGGATGGCTGATGGTCACACCGGTTGTCATGCTCACCGGCTGGTTGTTGGTGAAGATCGTTGGGGATCCAGGGGGCAGCAATCCTCTGCTGGAACTGGTGCTCGGCAGTCGAGATCCGCTTGCCCTGGTTCTGCTGGCGTTCACGGCCGTTGTGTTGGCTCCCCTGTTCGAGGAGTTGATTTTCCGCGGTGCGCTGTTGCCTGTTCTGGCAGATCGTCTAGGTGCCATCACGGGGGTGGTGCTGAGTGCGCTGTTATTCGGTCTGGCGCATATCAGCATCGGCGAACTTGCCCCTCTCACGGTCCTGGGCATTGGCTTGGCGCTGGTCCGGCTCAGCACCGGGCGCTTGTTTCCCTGCGTCCTGATGCACGCCCTCTGGAACGCGATCACCTTCGTCAATCTTCTTTTGCTGTAA
- a CDS encoding penicillin-binding protein 2: MSPRLSTPRKPSTNRARTRVIPLQKVPSQRLWWVFLILSAGLLGLMGRMAWLQLVQTNELEARARQLQTQQSQPLGQRRPIVDRHGRLVAMDEERFRLWAHPRYFNFPGDPLDMVRSPEDVAERLASLLSVPKDSLLREMGTQDSGIKLGSGIDPETASRIRALGISGLDLEVYPQRIYPQGDLFANVVGFLNDERIAQAGLEQSRDDELLRHEQARSLRRGADGTPLPDDLAPGVFFGDDLRLQLTLDSRLQELSAKALTAQVKKWNAKKGAVIVMDASNGELLVLASTPTYDPNQFWQFHPGRFREWSVQDLYEPGSTFKPINLALALQEGAIQPGDRVHDVGRLQIGGWPINNHDKRANGLVDFPTVLQVSSNVGMVQAMRQLQDDVYWDWMKRLGIDAKPDTDLPGAVAGQLKTKEQFTTQPIEPATTAFGQGFSLTPLKLAQLHALLANGGRLVSPHITRGFRSGSALAPASAPNGQQLLKPEVTKTLMSWMESVVDKGSGKGVKTPGYRIGGKTGTAQKALNGIYLPGAKICSFVAALPIEKPRYVVLVVVDEPQGDNAYGSTVAVPVAKQVIDALLVVEKIPPSKPAELNKVAKS; this comes from the coding sequence ATGAGCCCAAGGTTGTCCACACCAAGAAAGCCGTCGACGAACCGTGCGCGCACGCGCGTTATCCCTCTTCAGAAGGTTCCCTCACAACGACTCTGGTGGGTGTTTCTGATCCTGAGTGCGGGGCTGCTGGGGTTGATGGGTCGGATGGCTTGGCTGCAGCTGGTGCAGACCAACGAACTGGAGGCAAGGGCACGTCAGCTTCAAACGCAGCAGAGCCAGCCGTTAGGCCAACGCCGCCCAATCGTTGATCGTCATGGCCGGCTTGTCGCCATGGATGAGGAACGTTTCCGTCTCTGGGCTCATCCCCGCTACTTCAATTTCCCCGGCGATCCCCTCGACATGGTCCGATCACCGGAGGATGTGGCTGAGCGCCTCGCTTCCCTGTTGTCGGTACCGAAGGACTCTCTGCTCCGTGAGATGGGGACTCAGGACTCTGGGATCAAGCTGGGAAGCGGCATTGATCCGGAGACGGCATCCAGAATCCGTGCTCTCGGGATCAGTGGTCTTGATCTGGAGGTTTACCCCCAGCGCATTTATCCCCAGGGTGATCTCTTTGCCAATGTCGTTGGCTTTCTCAACGACGAACGCATCGCTCAGGCAGGGCTGGAACAGAGTCGGGATGATGAACTGCTCCGTCACGAACAAGCCCGCAGTCTTCGGCGGGGAGCCGACGGCACTCCCCTTCCGGATGATTTGGCGCCAGGTGTGTTCTTTGGTGATGACCTGCGCCTTCAGCTGACTCTGGACTCAAGGCTTCAGGAGCTTTCCGCCAAGGCGCTGACGGCTCAGGTGAAGAAGTGGAACGCGAAAAAGGGAGCCGTGATCGTGATGGATGCCAGCAATGGTGAGTTGCTTGTCCTTGCCTCCACGCCCACGTACGACCCGAATCAGTTCTGGCAGTTCCATCCAGGACGTTTTCGAGAATGGTCTGTGCAGGACCTGTACGAACCCGGCTCGACGTTCAAGCCCATCAACCTTGCCCTCGCTTTGCAGGAAGGAGCCATCCAACCCGGTGATCGGGTTCACGATGTCGGTCGTTTACAGATCGGTGGGTGGCCGATCAACAATCACGACAAGCGCGCGAACGGACTCGTTGATTTTCCAACGGTTCTTCAGGTGTCCAGCAATGTCGGCATGGTGCAGGCCATGCGTCAACTCCAGGATGATGTCTACTGGGACTGGATGAAGCGCCTTGGAATTGACGCCAAGCCGGATACTGATTTGCCAGGGGCCGTGGCCGGCCAACTCAAAACCAAAGAGCAGTTCACCACGCAGCCGATTGAGCCGGCGACGACTGCTTTTGGACAAGGGTTCTCTCTGACTCCGCTCAAGCTGGCTCAACTGCATGCTCTTCTGGCCAACGGCGGCCGTCTTGTCAGCCCACACATCACGAGAGGCTTCCGTTCCGGCAGTGCGTTAGCCCCGGCGAGTGCTCCGAACGGCCAGCAGCTGCTGAAGCCAGAGGTCACCAAAACCCTGATGAGTTGGATGGAGTCTGTGGTTGATAAGGGGAGCGGCAAAGGCGTGAAAACGCCGGGCTACCGCATCGGCGGTAAGACCGGCACTGCTCAAAAGGCTCTGAATGGCATCTACCTGCCAGGGGCCAAGATCTGCAGTTTTGTGGCAGCACTTCCGATCGAAAAGCCGCGTTACGTCGTTCTGGTTGTTGTCGATGAGCCTCAGGGCGATAACGCCTACGGATCAACCGTGGCTGTCCCCGTGGCCAAACAGGTGATCGATGCCCTGCTGGTGGTGGAAAAAATTCCTCCGTCCAAACCAGCAGAATTGAACAAGGTCGCGAAGAGCTGA
- a CDS encoding transaldolase produces MASLLEQLSSMTVVVADTGDLEAIRKFTPRDATTNPSLILAAAQIPAYQSLIDEALRSSRKLIGPNAPVEDVVHEALDEISVIFGKEILKIVPRRVSTEVDARLSYDTDATIEKGRKLIRLYNDAGISNDRVLIKIASTWEGIKAAEVLEKEGIHCNLTLLFGFGQAVACAEAGVTLISPFVGRILDWYKADTGRDSYPGPEDPGVISVTRIFNYYKTFGYKTEVMGASFRNIDEITELAGCDLLTISPKLLDQLRESNVELTQKLDGSNPTGGEDQIHVDRERFDAMMKDDRMASDKLGEGIKGFSKAIETLEHQLAHRLAELEGGSAFSHAVQEIFMLNDMNGDGSITRDEWLGSDAVFDALDKDHDGLISQEDVRQGFGAALALTTA; encoded by the coding sequence ATGGCCAGCTTGCTCGAGCAGCTCTCGTCCATGACCGTGGTCGTGGCGGATACCGGTGATCTCGAAGCGATTCGCAAGTTCACCCCCCGCGACGCCACCACAAATCCGTCCCTGATTCTCGCGGCTGCCCAGATCCCCGCCTATCAGAGTTTGATTGATGAGGCGCTGAGATCGTCTCGCAAACTCATCGGTCCGAATGCACCTGTTGAGGATGTGGTGCATGAGGCTCTCGACGAAATCAGCGTGATCTTCGGCAAGGAGATCCTCAAGATCGTTCCCCGTCGTGTGTCGACGGAAGTGGATGCGCGCCTGAGTTACGACACGGACGCCACGATCGAAAAAGGTCGGAAGTTGATTCGCCTTTACAACGATGCCGGCATCAGCAATGACAGGGTTTTGATCAAGATCGCCTCCACCTGGGAGGGGATCAAGGCTGCTGAGGTTCTTGAAAAGGAAGGCATCCACTGCAACCTCACGCTTCTGTTTGGATTCGGCCAAGCCGTTGCCTGTGCTGAAGCCGGTGTCACCCTGATTTCACCGTTTGTCGGGCGCATCCTCGACTGGTACAAGGCTGATACCGGGCGCGATTCCTATCCAGGTCCGGAGGATCCCGGTGTGATTTCGGTGACCCGGATTTTCAATTACTACAAGACCTTCGGCTACAAAACCGAGGTGATGGGCGCCAGCTTCAGAAACATCGACGAAATCACCGAGCTGGCTGGTTGCGATCTGCTCACGATCTCACCCAAGCTGCTAGATCAGCTGCGGGAGAGCAACGTTGAGCTCACGCAGAAGCTCGATGGTTCCAACCCCACGGGCGGCGAAGACCAGATCCATGTGGATCGGGAGCGGTTTGACGCGATGATGAAGGACGACCGGATGGCTTCCGACAAGCTCGGTGAAGGCATCAAGGGATTCAGCAAGGCGATCGAAACGCTGGAGCACCAACTCGCCCATCGTCTCGCTGAACTGGAGGGTGGTTCTGCCTTCAGTCATGCCGTCCAGGAGATCTTCATGCTGAATGACATGAACGGCGATGGCTCGATCACCCGGGATGAGTGGCTGGGCAGTGATGCCGTGTTTGATGCCCTGGACAAGGACCACGATGGCTTGATCTCCCAGGAGGATGTCCGTCAGGGCTTCGGTGCTGCTCTGGCGCTCACCACCGCTTAA
- a CDS encoding Crp/Fnr family transcriptional regulator — translation MNLLDTMRALANKGEVVTLNAGDVLFSSGELGKSLYGILEGTIRLTWTAKDGKQGHEEIKAGHVFGAGALVMDNHERLGTATAAEDTRLIEMNREKFLFAMQEAPMFAIELLASVDERLRDIKLESS, via the coding sequence GTGAACCTCCTTGACACCATGCGTGCCCTTGCCAACAAAGGCGAGGTGGTGACACTCAACGCCGGCGATGTGCTGTTCAGCTCAGGTGAACTGGGCAAGTCCTTGTACGGGATCCTGGAAGGAACCATTCGCCTGACTTGGACGGCCAAAGATGGCAAGCAAGGCCATGAGGAGATCAAGGCTGGCCACGTGTTTGGGGCTGGAGCTCTGGTGATGGACAACCACGAGCGACTCGGCACCGCCACGGCAGCGGAAGATACCCGGCTGATCGAGATGAATCGTGAGAAGTTTTTGTTCGCCATGCAGGAGGCCCCGATGTTTGCCATCGAGCTCCTGGCATCTGTCGATGAACGGCTTCGTGACATCAAATTGGAGTCCAGTTGA